The uncultured Fibrobacter sp. genome has a window encoding:
- the tadA gene encoding tRNA adenosine(34) deaminase TadA, whose translation MDYTNDDEKYMRMAIREAQKAFEEKEIPIGCVIVKDGVVIGRGHNQIEMLKDATAHAEILSIGTAAGHLDNWRLDGCTLYVTLEPCPMCAGAILNSRVSRVVYGSPDTRFGGCGTTVDVITGNALKREVEVVGGVLADECLGLLKAFFQQMRLEKGDSGNKGGSGLEAPGPSNEP comes from the coding sequence ATGGATTACACGAACGACGACGAAAAATACATGCGCATGGCCATTCGCGAGGCGCAAAAGGCCTTCGAGGAGAAGGAAATCCCTATCGGCTGTGTTATCGTTAAAGATGGCGTGGTCATCGGCCGTGGTCACAACCAGATAGAGATGCTCAAGGATGCTACCGCCCATGCCGAAATCCTTTCCATCGGGACGGCAGCCGGTCACTTGGACAACTGGCGTCTGGATGGGTGTACTTTGTATGTAACGCTCGAACCTTGCCCGATGTGCGCGGGGGCCATTCTCAACAGCCGTGTTTCACGCGTGGTCTACGGCTCCCCGGATACACGTTTTGGTGGCTGCGGAACGACCGTCGACGTGATTACAGGCAATGCCCTCAAACGCGAGGTCGAGGTGGTGGGCGGGGTGCTCGCCGACGAGTGCCTTGGGCTCCTGAAGGCGTTTTTCCAGCAAATGCGCCTCGAAAAGGGCGATTCCGGCAATAAGGGAGGCTCGGGACTCGAGGCTCCAGGCCCGAGCAATGAGCCATGA